Genomic DNA from Desulfonema ishimotonii:
AGTGACGGGAATACCGTTCGGATTAACGCCAGCCGGCTTTGCGAAACAGAAGCGCCCTACGATCTGGTGCGCAAGATGCGGGCCTCCATCCTGGTGCTGGGGCCGCTGCTCGCCCGGCTCGGAAAGGCCAGGGTTTCCCTGCCGGGCGGATGTGCCATCGGTGCGCGGCCCATCAACCTGCACCTCAAAGGACTGGCGCGGCTGGGGGCATCCATTGAGCTGAAACACGGCTATGTGGAGGCCCGTGCGGACCGTCTGATCGGCGATGATTTCTACTTTGACGTCCCGACCGTCACCGGTACGGAAAACCTGATGATGGCCGCGGTGCTGGCCGAAGGCACGACCGTCCTGCGCAATGTGGCCCGTGAGCCGGAGATTATCGCGCTGGCCGATGTCCTCAACCGCATGGGGGCGGACGTTCAGGGGGCGGGCACCTCGGTACTCACCATCAGCGGGGTGCCGGAACTGAAACCCGCAGAGGTGTCCATCATACCGGACCGGATTGAGGCGGGCACCTTTATGGTCGCATCCGCGCTGACCGGCGGGGATATCACCCTGACGGACTGTGAGCCGGATCACCTGCGGGCCGTGATTAACAAGCTGCGTCAGACCGGCGCTCAGGTGGAGACCAACGGGAAGACGGTCCGGGTCAAGGGGCCGGATGAGATATGCAGTGTTGATCTCAAAACTCTTCCGTATCCGGGATTTCCCACGGACATGCAGGCCCAGTTCATGGTGCTGATGTCCGTCGCCAACGGGATGAGCGTTATCTCTGAAACCATTTTTGAAAACCGCTTCATCCACGTCAGCGAACTCCGCCGCCTCGGTGCGGACATCCGCATTTCTGACAACGTGGC
This window encodes:
- the murA gene encoding UDP-N-acetylglucosamine 1-carboxyvinyltransferase, encoding MDKIIVEGGHSLRGDVKISGAKNAALPILASALLSDGWSTYHNVPGLKDIESIRELLAHLCADVESDGNTVRINASRLCETEAPYDLVRKMRASILVLGPLLARLGKARVSLPGGCAIGARPINLHLKGLARLGASIELKHGYVEARADRLIGDDFYFDVPTVTGTENLMMAAVLAEGTTVLRNVAREPEIIALADVLNRMGADVQGAGTSVLTISGVPELKPAEVSIIPDRIEAGTFMVASALTGGDITLTDCEPDHLRAVINKLRQTGAQVETNGKTVRVKGPDEICSVDLKTLPYPGFPTDMQAQFMVLMSVANGMSVISETIFENRFIHVSELRRLGADIRISDNVAVVKGVPLLSGAPVMATDLRASASLILAGLVARRQTEISRVYHLDRGYEAIEKKFSGLGAVIERVR